The Candidatus Delongbacteria bacterium genome has a window encoding:
- a CDS encoding Spi family protease inhibitor produces the protein MARNFTLTRTLTLTGLLSALTLNLTPAWAAPMGPTQVSAMAAAWAARSAGFQEAQISSVHALAWEAAEPVFYLVSLNQGGWILASGDDALRPVVGWSAQGLLDGELPPALVTRLQEEERAVLTLRATGGSCAENQA, from the coding sequence ATGGCACGGAATTTCACCCTCACCCGCACCCTGACCCTGACCGGTCTGCTTTCCGCCCTGACCCTGAACCTGACCCCGGCGTGGGCCGCCCCGATGGGCCCGACGCAGGTGAGCGCCATGGCCGCAGCCTGGGCCGCCCGGAGCGCGGGCTTCCAGGAGGCCCAGATCAGCAGCGTCCACGCGCTGGCCTGGGAAGCCGCCGAGCCGGTCTTCTACCTGGTCAGCCTGAATCAGGGCGGCTGGATCCTGGCCTCGGGCGACGACGCCCTGCGCCCGGTGGTCGGTTGGTCCGCGCAAGGCCTGCTGGACGGCGAGCTGCCCCCGGCCCTGGTGACGCGCCTGCAGGAAGAGGAGCGCGCGGTGCTGACCCTGCGCGCCACCGGCGGCAGCTGCGCCGAGAATCAGGCG
- a CDS encoding TonB-dependent receptor — protein sequence MTATSCFRWPLLVGLLLCAVAGARAARLHGHVVDDATGEALIGANLKILIAEAATGRAPRRGAATNLDGYFVISGLEAGPVQVEASYQGYEPRQVQFTLLDGLDPLQEIRLRPTTLALAEVVVTAEKTERELKQEQVYVGNVRLDRKQMDLAPVLIQRDLLRSLLTVPGVLPSNDFSSDLNVRGSRADENLILLDGVEVYNPNHLGGLFSAFIPGAVKHTDLLRSSWPAQYGGRLGAVLQVTSREGNQEALDGEVSLGALASSIQFSGPTWKLDNSSWMVALRRSYIDLATKAFTQDEVPYHFTDAQLRANWDLGEKDRLSVTGYWGDDVFDTSSLDFAYGNRALNLNWRHVWNTRWYSRTIVAFSRFRTELDFGGKALVLQTNHINDWSTRLQLEYHHDDALSVETGLLLKSVSTNFQAWVFNNHQWDIDVPMSEVALYAQASWRPHPLVIVEPGLRGVVFRAGGLTDGDAYSVERLEPRLGVKLHVNEGLRLKAAWGLYNQGIQQFRRDGSTFSFLWVSMDSTSRPSRSMHLTAGVEADLPADFTLELEGYHKRMDHLAEAKALMDEHQADDPSSNDYLFYQGRGESFGADLTIKRTRGLWTGQLGYSLGWAVRHVDEVNDGKPFYAAFDKRNNLNLLANRSFFHQETKGWPFRKWVRFFRYNESSAGLTWLWASGPRFTEPYSATWLGDDGLNGEESILHNYGGRNAQQLQAYNRLDLAWTFTHRKPGKEFECRMGILNLFNNPNYWGVEFNYTDDPGGLPTKVLTDGIRRLPSLELTWRF from the coding sequence ATGACCGCCACATCCTGCTTCCGCTGGCCGCTCTTGGTGGGCCTGCTCCTGTGCGCCGTCGCCGGCGCCCGGGCCGCCCGCCTGCACGGCCACGTCGTGGACGACGCCACCGGCGAGGCCCTGATCGGGGCCAACCTGAAAATCCTGATCGCCGAGGCCGCCACGGGCCGGGCGCCGCGTCGGGGCGCCGCCACCAACCTGGACGGCTATTTTGTGATCTCGGGGCTGGAGGCCGGTCCCGTCCAGGTGGAGGCGAGCTACCAGGGCTACGAGCCGCGCCAGGTCCAGTTCACGCTGCTGGACGGGCTGGATCCGCTGCAGGAGATCCGCCTGCGGCCCACCACCCTGGCCCTGGCCGAGGTGGTGGTGACGGCGGAGAAGACCGAGCGCGAGCTGAAGCAGGAGCAGGTCTACGTGGGCAACGTGCGGCTGGACCGCAAGCAGATGGATCTGGCGCCCGTGCTGATCCAGCGCGACCTGCTGCGCTCCCTGCTCACCGTGCCGGGCGTGCTGCCTTCCAACGATTTCTCCAGCGACCTCAACGTGCGCGGCTCCCGGGCCGACGAGAACTTGATCCTGCTGGACGGCGTGGAGGTCTACAACCCCAACCACCTGGGCGGGCTGTTCTCGGCCTTCATCCCGGGCGCCGTCAAGCACACCGACCTGCTGCGCAGTTCATGGCCCGCGCAGTACGGCGGCCGGTTGGGCGCCGTGCTGCAGGTGACCTCCCGCGAGGGCAACCAGGAGGCCCTGGACGGCGAGGTGAGCCTGGGCGCGCTGGCCTCGTCGATCCAGTTCAGCGGCCCGACCTGGAAACTGGACAATTCCTCGTGGATGGTGGCCCTGCGCCGCAGTTACATCGACCTGGCCACCAAGGCCTTCACCCAGGACGAGGTACCCTACCACTTCACCGACGCCCAGTTGCGCGCCAACTGGGACCTGGGCGAGAAGGACCGGCTCTCCGTCACCGGCTACTGGGGCGACGACGTCTTCGACACCAGTTCGCTGGACTTCGCATACGGCAACCGGGCGCTGAACCTCAACTGGCGCCATGTCTGGAACACGCGCTGGTATTCGCGCACCATCGTGGCCTTCTCGCGCTTCCGCACGGAGCTGGACTTCGGCGGAAAAGCGCTGGTGCTGCAGACCAACCATATCAACGACTGGTCCACGCGCCTGCAACTGGAGTACCACCACGACGACGCCCTGTCGGTGGAAACGGGCCTGCTGCTGAAGAGCGTGTCCACCAATTTCCAGGCGTGGGTGTTCAACAACCACCAGTGGGACATCGACGTGCCCATGTCCGAGGTCGCACTCTACGCCCAGGCCAGCTGGCGGCCGCACCCGCTGGTGATCGTGGAGCCCGGGCTGCGGGGCGTGGTGTTCCGGGCCGGCGGCCTGACGGACGGCGACGCCTACTCCGTGGAGCGGCTGGAACCCCGGTTGGGCGTGAAGCTCCACGTCAACGAGGGCCTGCGCCTCAAGGCGGCCTGGGGACTCTACAACCAGGGCATCCAGCAGTTTCGGCGGGACGGCAGCACCTTCAGTTTCCTCTGGGTCTCCATGGACAGCACGTCCCGGCCGTCGCGTTCGATGCACCTCACCGCGGGCGTGGAGGCGGATCTACCCGCCGACTTCACGCTGGAACTGGAGGGCTACCACAAGCGGATGGACCATCTGGCCGAGGCCAAGGCACTGATGGATGAACACCAGGCGGACGATCCCTCGAGCAACGACTATCTGTTCTATCAAGGCCGGGGCGAATCCTTCGGCGCGGACCTGACCATCAAGCGCACACGCGGCCTCTGGACCGGCCAGCTGGGCTACAGCCTGGGCTGGGCCGTGCGCCACGTGGACGAAGTCAACGACGGCAAGCCGTTCTACGCCGCCTTCGACAAACGCAACAACCTCAACCTGCTGGCCAACCGCAGCTTCTTCCATCAGGAAACGAAGGGCTGGCCCTTCCGCAAGTGGGTGCGCTTCTTCCGCTACAACGAGAGTTCTGCCGGTCTGACCTGGCTGTGGGCCTCGGGGCCGCGCTTCACCGAACCCTACAGTGCCACCTGGCTGGGGGACGACGGCCTGAACGGCGAGGAGAGCATCCTGCACAACTACGGCGGGCGCAACGCGCAGCAGCTGCAGGCCTACAACCGGCTGGACCTGGCCTGGACCTTCACGCACCGCAAGCCCGGCAAGGAATTTGAGTGCCGGATGGGCATCCTCAACCTGTTCAACAACCCCAACTACTGGGGCGTGGAATTCAACTACACCGACGATCCGGGCGGACTGCCCACCAAGGTGCTGACGGACGGCATCCGCCGCCTGCCCAGCCTTGAACTGACGTGGAGATTCTAA